Proteins encoded within one genomic window of bacterium:
- a CDS encoding heme ABC transporter ATP-binding protein encodes MLSGRALTVRAGSATLLREVSVAVAPGELVAVVGPNGAGKSTLLETLAGDRRPASGVVRCEDRPLAVWSPRALARVRAVVLQRSALTFAFTALEVVRLGRAPHRGRAGAAGDRAIADAALRAAGAGGLRDQPYPTLSGGERQRVHFARALAQIWERPASGGRYLLLDEPTAALDLSHQQQVLERARAWARDGTGVLVVLHDLTLAAAHADRIIVLSGGRVVADGLAREVLCPRLITAVFGIEVVIAEHPDGAAPVVLPRRMPAQR; translated from the coding sequence GTGCTGAGCGGCCGCGCCCTCACCGTCCGCGCCGGCTCGGCGACGCTGCTGCGCGAGGTCAGCGTCGCCGTCGCCCCCGGCGAGCTGGTCGCCGTGGTCGGTCCCAACGGCGCGGGCAAGTCGACGCTGCTCGAGACGCTCGCCGGCGATCGCCGACCCGCCAGTGGCGTCGTGCGCTGCGAGGATCGTCCGCTCGCCGTCTGGTCGCCGCGCGCCCTGGCACGCGTGCGCGCCGTGGTGTTGCAGCGCAGCGCGTTGACGTTCGCCTTCACGGCGCTCGAGGTCGTGCGGCTGGGCCGCGCCCCGCACCGGGGGCGGGCCGGCGCCGCCGGCGACCGCGCCATCGCCGATGCCGCGCTGCGCGCCGCCGGCGCCGGCGGCCTACGCGACCAGCCCTACCCCACGCTGTCGGGCGGCGAGCGGCAGCGCGTCCACTTCGCGCGCGCACTGGCGCAGATCTGGGAGCGTCCGGCGAGCGGCGGACGCTACCTGCTGCTCGACGAGCCGACCGCGGCCCTCGATCTGTCACATCAGCAGCAGGTGCTGGAACGCGCCCGCGCCTGGGCACGCGACGGCACCGGCGTGCTGGTCGTGTTGCACGATCTCACTCTGGCCGCGGCGCACGCCGATCGCATCATCGTGCTGTCCGGCGGACGGGTGGTGGCGGACGGCCTCGCCCGCGAGGTGTTGTGTCCGCGGCTGATCACGGCGGTGTTCGGGATCGAGGTCGTGATCGCCGAACATCCGGACGGCGCCGCCCCCGTCGTGCTGCCGCGCCGCATGCCGGCGCAGCGATGA
- a CDS encoding energy transducer TonB, translating into MTTACETWNAPPGNGRRPAHAPAIAISLLLHLGLLALCMAVAVAPPPPPAPIRVTLLGTRDAGGVGASAGPPAAAPPDPAPLVAAAPPAARPEAMKGKLTTAARPVVRPQRPARAATAQAAPPPMTAGAPAGLPSDAAGGGSGAGSGPGHRPGTAGDPAGNALAGYLGRLRGRLEAVKRYPALARRRGSTGTATLRIVIDRAGRPAAVSVQRSSGSELLDEEATAMVARAAPFDPLPAELAGDSIQITVPVRFDVSG; encoded by the coding sequence ATGACCACCGCCTGCGAGACATGGAACGCACCGCCGGGCAACGGCCGCCGCCCAGCGCACGCGCCGGCGATCGCGATCTCGCTGCTGTTGCACCTTGGCCTGCTCGCGCTCTGCATGGCGGTGGCCGTCGCGCCGCCGCCACCGCCGGCGCCGATCCGCGTCACCCTCCTGGGCACCCGCGACGCCGGCGGCGTCGGAGCGAGCGCCGGGCCGCCCGCGGCGGCGCCGCCAGACCCGGCGCCGCTGGTCGCGGCGGCGCCGCCGGCGGCTAGACCGGAGGCGATGAAAGGGAAGTTGACGACCGCCGCGCGCCCCGTCGTTCGGCCGCAGCGACCGGCGCGCGCGGCGACGGCGCAGGCGGCTCCACCGCCGATGACCGCGGGCGCGCCGGCCGGACTGCCGAGCGACGCCGCCGGCGGCGGCAGTGGAGCTGGCAGCGGTCCGGGACATCGGCCGGGCACCGCCGGCGATCCCGCGGGCAACGCCCTCGCCGGCTACCTCGGCCGCCTGCGCGGACGCCTCGAGGCCGTGAAGCGCTATCCGGCGCTGGCGCGGCGGCGCGGCAGCACCGGCACGGCGACGCTGCGAATCGTCATCGACCGCGCCGGCCGCCCCGCCGCGGTCAGCGTCCAGCGCTCCAGCGGCAGCGAGCTGCTCGACGAGGAGGCGACCGCGATGGTCGCGCGCGCCGCGCCGTTCGACCCGCTGCCCGCCGAGCTCGCGGGGGACAGCATCCAGATCACCGTCCCGGTGCGCTTCGACGTCAGCGGCTGA
- a CDS encoding type II toxin-antitoxin system prevent-host-death family antitoxin, with translation MKAAPVTDMKSRLSHYLRVVARGESVTILDRGRPVARLTRVEADDAELEALVVSGLVRSPLAALPRAFLSRRLPRARTSVSRALAEDREDRFRACATGTHPPWRPAVSPISR, from the coding sequence ATGAAGGCGGCGCCGGTGACGGATATGAAGAGTCGCCTCAGCCACTACCTGCGGGTCGTGGCGCGTGGCGAGAGCGTCACCATTCTCGATCGCGGCCGTCCCGTGGCGCGCCTGACGCGCGTCGAGGCGGACGACGCCGAGCTGGAGGCGCTGGTGGTCTCTGGGCTCGTCCGTTCCCCTCTGGCTGCGCTGCCACGGGCCTTTCTCAGCCGGCGCCTGCCGCGGGCGAGAACCTCCGTGTCGCGGGCGCTGGCCGAGGATCGCGAGGATCGCTTCCGAGCGTGCGCTACTGGGACGCATCCGCCCTGGCGGCCCGCTGTGTCGCCGATCAGCCGCTGA
- a CDS encoding SDR family oxidoreductase — MNVLHGRTALVTGASSGLGLDFATILAERGCHLVLVARREDRLRALADQLIATHGVRVDVIAMSLSPLGAAQALYDRLRDMDRTVDVLINNAGFGVWGPFAEVLWEREEEMLRLDIIALVHLTKLFVRDMLRRDSGWILQVSSIGAYQPSPTYATYSAAKAFVLSFGEALSYELRRSNVKVSVLSPGVTETEFLAVAGQARTLYQRLSMMPSRPVAEIGITAMLRGTPSKVAGAMNAVAAWSLRFMPRRWQAAMANVAMRMGQARG, encoded by the coding sequence ATGAACGTGCTGCACGGACGGACGGCGCTGGTCACCGGCGCCTCGAGCGGGCTCGGCCTCGACTTCGCCACCATTCTCGCCGAGCGCGGCTGCCACCTGGTCCTGGTGGCGCGGCGCGAGGACCGCCTGCGCGCCCTGGCGGACCAGTTGATCGCCACGCACGGCGTGCGCGTCGACGTCATCGCCATGAGCCTGTCGCCGCTCGGCGCCGCGCAGGCGCTGTACGATCGGCTGCGCGACATGGACCGCACCGTCGACGTGCTGATCAACAACGCCGGCTTCGGGGTCTGGGGACCGTTCGCCGAGGTGCTCTGGGAGCGCGAGGAGGAGATGCTGCGCCTCGACATCATCGCCCTCGTCCATCTCACCAAGCTGTTCGTGCGCGACATGCTGCGGCGCGACAGCGGATGGATCCTGCAGGTCTCGTCGATCGGCGCCTACCAGCCGTCGCCGACCTACGCCACCTACTCCGCCGCCAAGGCGTTCGTGCTGAGCTTCGGCGAAGCGCTCAGCTACGAGCTGCGCCGCAGCAACGTGAAGGTGTCGGTGCTGTCGCCCGGCGTCACCGAGACCGAGTTCCTCGCGGTCGCCGGCCAAGCGCGCACGCTCTACCAGCGCCTGTCGATGATGCCGAGCCGCCCGGTGGCCGAGATCGGCATCACGGCGATGCTGCGCGGCACGCCGAGCAAGGTGGCCGGCGCCATGAACGCCGTCGCGGCGTGGAGCCTGCGTTTCATGCCCCGCCGCTGGCAGGCGGCGATGGCCAACGTGGCGATGCGGATGGGCCAGGCCCGCGGCTGA
- a CDS encoding AAA family ATPase, with product MFKRSLQLPAPGRETFFLWGPRQAGKTTRLREVYPEAMWIDLLRAEDYRRYLQNPERRREELRQRPVAQVVIDEVQKVRQLLDEVHGLLAQHGVQFARADRARARCAAAPPTSSAGGRCGTNCSA from the coding sequence ATGTTCAAGAGATCCCTCCAGCTTCCAGCGCCGGGAAGGGAGACGTTCTTCCTCTGGGGCCCGCGCCAGGCGGGCAAGACCACGCGGCTGCGCGAGGTCTATCCCGAGGCGATGTGGATCGATCTCCTGCGCGCAGAGGACTATCGCCGCTATCTGCAGAACCCGGAGCGCCGGCGCGAGGAACTGCGTCAGCGGCCGGTCGCGCAGGTCGTCATCGACGAGGTACAGAAGGTGCGGCAGTTGCTGGATGAGGTGCACGGCCTCCTCGCGCAGCACGGGGTGCAGTTCGCGCGTGCGGATCGAGCGCGCGCAAGGTGCGCCGCGGCGCCGCCAACCTCCTCGGCGGGCGGGCGGTGCGGCACGAATTGTTCGGCTTGA
- a CDS encoding DUF748 domain-containing protein, with protein MSAPQGRGGRWMRRLLLAGLAGVLLLLLLVALLPWLARPLVAGALSVALRRPVSIAALRWDLAGLAVVADDVRIGAPPEVVSVRRVTVVAAARASDWRHVVLRRIAVEAPSGDVALDDVLGGDEGGAAARPPALPVAVSVRELVISDAALTLHPPRGAAQVALVVTRAAASDLALGSGGTLALKGEIDGTVDGAPLGGTVEIHLDADGKRVSGSLRVQHLALRSAALPLPAAIRSLGGTADATATLAIGDPPGRAEVQLDLRVGEVALDTAYGATLRAARVEVPAARIDLAGRRIDLGAVSVRDPVLALDLAAAGPPAAAGPAAAAWSVRSGPVSVRGGEVRLRRGDASTALRLQRLRWDGLREAAVPLSLAASVAGGGTLAVEGRVRIDPLRADLTLRVDALPAPPWTRLLDLPLQLARGAVSGTAQIAYDDGLRSVSGDLQAADVHTLPPDPSRPTEVLAVATASAAFAWVPGDPTTIDVSAAALRYPYAMVVRSDAGTFPYSLLGVGGAGSASAGATPATLRIARMTVESGKLEFVDETLAPPFWTSLTDIAASAEQIAMPSGTVERFTLAGKRDELSPVVIAGTLGDEGLGGRVEVTDVLLDSLNPYIAPRLGYRITAGRLSTVATAHPRPPLLVSAADVVLKGVDVLQTGTDVILEQSGVPLPIALSLIADVGGRIDLRLPFSIDTTSGDVAVGSVLWQAVRKALVAALTSPLRVLGSLFGTGGAPHAFAVDPIPFAAGSATLDAAGRTRVAEIARIVQAHPGLLLVLLPQLTDGDVAAVSAAGAAALARERNAAARDAFLGGGLPPKRLLLAPWAPDKGARATGRPGVYVELQDAG; from the coding sequence GTGAGCGCTCCGCAGGGACGTGGTGGCCGGTGGATGCGGCGGCTGTTGCTGGCCGGCCTGGCGGGTGTCCTGCTGCTGCTCCTCCTGGTCGCCCTGCTGCCGTGGCTGGCGCGGCCGCTGGTCGCCGGGGCGTTGAGCGTCGCCCTGCGCCGGCCGGTGTCGATCGCGGCGCTGCGCTGGGACCTCGCCGGTCTCGCCGTCGTCGCCGACGACGTCCGCATCGGCGCGCCGCCCGAGGTGGTGTCGGTGCGCCGGGTGACCGTCGTCGCCGCGGCGCGCGCCAGCGACTGGCGGCACGTCGTCCTGCGGCGCATCGCCGTCGAGGCGCCGAGCGGCGACGTGGCGCTGGACGATGTGCTGGGCGGCGACGAGGGCGGCGCGGCGGCGCGGCCGCCGGCGCTGCCGGTCGCGGTCTCGGTGCGCGAGCTCGTCATCAGCGACGCGGCGCTCACTCTGCACCCGCCGCGCGGCGCCGCGCAGGTGGCGCTGGTGGTCACCCGCGCCGCCGCCAGCGACCTCGCGCTCGGCAGCGGCGGGACCCTGGCGTTGAAGGGCGAGATCGACGGCACCGTCGACGGGGCGCCGCTCGGCGGCACGGTCGAGATCCATCTCGATGCCGACGGCAAGCGCGTCAGCGGCTCGCTGCGGGTGCAGCACCTGGCGCTCCGTTCCGCGGCGCTGCCGCTGCCGGCGGCGATCCGCTCGCTCGGCGGCACCGCCGACGCGACCGCCACGCTGGCGATCGGCGATCCCCCCGGACGCGCCGAGGTGCAGCTCGACCTGCGGGTCGGCGAGGTCGCGCTCGACACCGCGTACGGCGCGACGCTGCGCGCGGCGCGGGTCGAGGTGCCGGCGGCGCGGATCGATCTCGCTGGCCGTCGGATCGATCTCGGCGCCGTCAGCGTCCGCGATCCGGTGCTCGCTCTCGACCTCGCCGCGGCCGGACCGCCCGCCGCCGCGGGCCCGGCGGCGGCGGCGTGGTCGGTGCGCAGCGGACCGGTCAGCGTCCGCGGCGGCGAGGTGCGCCTCCGCCGCGGCGATGCCAGCACCGCGCTGCGCCTCCAACGCCTGCGCTGGGACGGCCTGCGCGAGGCGGCGGTGCCGTTGTCGCTCGCCGCCAGCGTCGCCGGCGGCGGCACGCTCGCGGTCGAGGGCCGGGTGCGGATCGATCCGTTGCGCGCCGATCTGACGCTGCGCGTCGACGCGCTGCCCGCGCCGCCCTGGACGCGGCTGCTCGACCTGCCGCTGCAACTCGCGCGCGGCGCGGTCAGCGGCACGGCGCAGATCGCCTATGACGATGGGCTGCGCAGCGTCAGCGGCGACCTGCAGGCCGCCGACGTCCATACCCTGCCGCCCGATCCGTCGCGGCCCACCGAGGTCCTGGCGGTCGCCACCGCCAGCGCCGCGTTCGCCTGGGTCCCGGGCGATCCGACCACGATCGACGTCAGCGCGGCGGCGCTGCGCTACCCCTATGCGATGGTGGTGCGCAGCGACGCCGGCACCTTTCCCTACTCGCTGCTCGGCGTCGGCGGCGCCGGCTCCGCCAGCGCCGGCGCGACGCCGGCGACGCTGCGGATCGCGCGCATGACGGTGGAATCCGGCAAGCTCGAATTCGTCGACGAGACGCTGGCGCCGCCGTTCTGGACGAGTCTCACCGACATCGCCGCCAGCGCCGAGCAGATCGCCATGCCGTCGGGCACCGTCGAGCGCTTCACCCTCGCCGGCAAGCGCGACGAGCTCAGCCCGGTGGTGATCGCCGGCACGCTCGGCGACGAGGGGCTGGGCGGCCGGGTCGAGGTCACCGACGTCCTGCTCGACTCGCTCAACCCCTACATCGCGCCGCGGCTCGGCTACCGGATCACCGCCGGCCGTCTCTCGACGGTGGCGACGGCGCATCCCAGACCCCCGCTCCTGGTGTCCGCCGCCGACGTGGTGCTGAAGGGCGTGGACGTGCTGCAGACCGGCACCGACGTCATCCTCGAGCAGAGCGGCGTGCCGCTGCCGATCGCCCTCAGTCTGATCGCCGACGTCGGCGGCCGGATCGACCTGCGGCTGCCGTTCTCGATCGACACCACCTCGGGCGACGTAGCGGTCGGATCGGTGCTGTGGCAGGCGGTGCGCAAGGCGCTGGTTGCGGCGCTCACCAGCCCGCTGCGCGTGCTCGGCAGCCTCTTCGGCACCGGCGGGGCGCCGCACGCCTTCGCCGTGGATCCGATCCCCTTCGCGGCCGGCAGCGCCACGCTCGACGCCGCCGGGCGGACGCGCGTCGCCGAGATCGCCCGCATCGTGCAGGCGCATCCGGGGCTGCTGCTGGTGCTCCTGCCGCAGCTCACCGATGGCGATGTCGCCGCGGTCAGCGCCGCCGGCGCCGCGGCCCTCGCCCGCGAGCGCAACGCGGCGGCGCGCGATGCCTTCCTCGGCGGCGGCCTGCCGCCGAAGCGCCTGCTGCTGGCGCCCTGGGCGCCGGACAAGGGCGCCCGCGCCACCGGCCGGCCGGGCGTGTACGTCGAGCTGCAGGACGCCGGCTGA
- a CDS encoding transporter yields MRLLLVACALLLTARLANAAAAPTADPAAAPTPRPLWWQVKASLGYHFSSGDYTGSSNTVIQYVPLVLTADVERWRVQGTIPWLYVSGPAGIIDGPNGPIQTKGTADGLGDLLLRGSYLLPVERLLPADEPVPAWLPYVDAIGLIKIPTASRSDGLGTGEPDFGIESELTWTLGRWAPFCSLGYRFLGSPPGTHLYDVITASVGALYRFSPILSSGALLDYRQPPTAQTGQRLELVPYVSWVVTPPWSLDAYVSIGLTNGSPDVGVGSQLGYTW; encoded by the coding sequence ATGCGCCTCCTGCTGGTCGCGTGCGCCCTGCTGCTGACGGCGCGCCTGGCGAACGCAGCCGCGGCACCGACAGCGGACCCAGCGGCCGCGCCGACGCCCCGGCCGCTGTGGTGGCAGGTCAAGGCGAGCCTCGGCTACCACTTCAGCAGCGGCGACTACACCGGCTCGAGCAACACGGTCATCCAGTACGTCCCGCTCGTTCTCACCGCCGACGTCGAGCGCTGGCGGGTCCAGGGCACCATCCCCTGGCTGTACGTGAGCGGTCCGGCGGGCATCATCGACGGCCCCAACGGGCCGATCCAGACCAAGGGCACGGCCGACGGGCTCGGCGACCTGCTGCTGCGCGGCTCGTATCTGCTGCCGGTCGAGCGCCTGCTGCCGGCGGACGAGCCGGTGCCGGCCTGGTTGCCCTACGTCGACGCGATCGGCCTCATCAAGATTCCGACCGCCAGTCGCAGCGACGGGCTCGGCACCGGCGAGCCCGACTTCGGCATCGAATCGGAGCTGACGTGGACGCTCGGCCGCTGGGCGCCGTTCTGCAGCCTCGGCTACCGCTTCCTCGGCAGCCCGCCCGGCACGCACCTGTACGACGTGATCACCGCCTCCGTCGGCGCGCTCTACCGCTTCTCGCCGATCCTCAGCAGTGGCGCGCTGCTCGACTACCGGCAGCCGCCGACGGCGCAGACCGGCCAGCGCCTCGAGCTCGTCCCCTACGTGTCGTGGGTGGTGACGCCGCCGTGGTCGCTCGACGCCTACGTGTCGATCGGCCTCACCAACGGCAGCCCCGACGTCGGCGTCGGCAGCCAACTCGGCTATACCTGGTGA
- a CDS encoding intradiol ring-cleavage dioxygenase has product MTPPPPALSRRHALQRLGVLGVGAVVTACGGGSNGGDATASATASRTATATALPPTAVPTATAAAATSTAVPSPTRSATSIPESPTASPTAPPSPPPTASPSETPTAAPSATPPATATVTPEQIDCILSPQQTLGPYFIDVGLARSDIREDRQGVPLSLTLRIVDVAGCAPIRDALVNVWHADAAGVYSGFAGQPGGVDARGQSFLRGFQVTDADGLVRFVTIYPGWYPGRTTHIHVRVHLDATTILVTQLYFPEPVTDAVYALAPYSARDQRSTTNATDSIYDSDVLLDIAAGGDGYVAGLVLGAAR; this is encoded by the coding sequence ATGACGCCCCCGCCCCCCGCGCTCTCGCGCCGTCACGCCCTGCAACGACTGGGCGTGCTCGGCGTCGGCGCCGTGGTCACCGCCTGCGGCGGCGGCTCGAACGGCGGCGACGCGACGGCCAGCGCGACGGCGAGCCGCACCGCGACGGCCACCGCGCTGCCGCCCACGGCCGTGCCGACCGCCACCGCCGCGGCCGCGACCTCCACCGCGGTGCCGTCGCCCACGCGCTCCGCCACCTCCATCCCCGAGTCGCCGACCGCGTCCCCGACGGCACCGCCGTCCCCGCCGCCCACCGCCTCGCCCAGCGAGACGCCCACCGCCGCGCCGAGCGCAACGCCGCCTGCGACCGCGACGGTGACGCCGGAGCAGATCGACTGCATCCTCAGCCCGCAGCAGACGCTCGGCCCCTACTTCATCGACGTCGGCCTGGCGCGCAGCGACATCCGCGAGGATCGCCAGGGCGTGCCGCTGAGCCTCACCCTGCGAATCGTCGACGTCGCCGGCTGCGCGCCGATCCGCGACGCGCTGGTGAACGTCTGGCACGCCGACGCCGCCGGCGTGTACTCCGGCTTCGCCGGCCAACCCGGAGGCGTGGACGCCCGCGGCCAGAGCTTCCTGCGCGGCTTCCAGGTGACCGACGCCGACGGCCTGGTGCGCTTCGTCACCATCTATCCCGGCTGGTATCCGGGCCGCACCACCCACATCCACGTCCGCGTCCACCTCGACGCGACCACCATCCTCGTCACCCAGCTCTACTTTCCCGAGCCCGTCACCGACGCGGTCTACGCGCTCGCGCCCTACAGCGCCAGGGACCAGCGCAGCACCACCAACGCCACCGATTCGATCTACGACTCGGACGTTCTGCTCGACATCGCCGCCGGCGGCGACGGCTACGTGGCCGGGTTGGTGCTCGGGGCCGCCCGGTGA
- a CDS encoding response regulator: MSSDIRALLRAETQPQVLDRIAVVLLISGIALLAAVPIGRELPVWPQLAAARGIGAAVQLLAALGLRRARRASWRLATAAAVAAFATSSASTLAIALIADDSLLLLLVVTLTTIGAAIVVPWGVVPQIALGTITTLCWLPFIGRQSANVTVGVLSAFAASIYLAWLLDRQRQRQKAEALLRVGHERALQQVASDAAPRQVLETLLAVLAQQAPEVRCIAFLRAAAAPSRLEPVVWSDGLAAYVQAIGARVLGAAGDPYAAAAAGQAVEVEDVLADTRGVAVRDAAVASRVTSVWCEPMRDAGGAVLGVFACHAGRRRRPTPAERELVAGAIRIAVVAIERRAAREQLDRNLAALEAARASAVRQSERLHQQAVELAEARDQALASTRAKSEFLANMSHEIRTPLNGIIGLTELLLDADLTAEQHEQVLTVSRCGEHLLRVINDILDFSKIEAGKMEIEQVELDLRAVIEEVAEVLAPSAHEKGFEIVCDVPPALAAGVRGDPGRLRQVLTNLVANAIKFTERGEVVIAARLRAESPRRRRIRIAVRDTGIGIPVERQAAIFESFTQVDGSTTRRYGGTGLGLTISRQLVELMGGEIGVESTPGVGSCFWFELGFEPAAAAVAPLAAPVEHLRGLRILIVDDNATNRTILRETLRAWGCRPEEAASGAAALAALDDAAGDPFALVVLDMQMPEMDGAETARRIRADARVADLPLLLLSSTAALRDSGATPFAAALAKPVRQAALLRTLREILGGRAERRPRRVAPALASGGESPRVLLAEDNAVNRTVALRMLQKLGCRAEAVETGRQAVGAVERAHYDLILMDVQMPEMDGFEATAEIRRRADDRRRTPIIAMTAHALEGDRERCLAAGMDDYVSKPMTIAALAEALARWTST, translated from the coding sequence TTGAGCAGCGATATCCGCGCCCTGCTGCGCGCCGAGACGCAGCCGCAGGTGCTCGACCGCATCGCCGTCGTCCTGCTCATTTCCGGCATCGCCCTTTTGGCCGCGGTGCCGATCGGCCGCGAGTTGCCGGTGTGGCCGCAACTGGCGGCGGCGCGCGGCATCGGCGCGGCCGTGCAGTTGCTCGCGGCGCTGGGGTTGCGGCGTGCTCGACGGGCCTCCTGGCGCCTCGCCACCGCCGCCGCGGTGGCGGCCTTCGCCACCTCGAGCGCCTCGACGCTGGCGATCGCGTTGATCGCCGACGATTCGCTGCTGCTCCTGCTGGTCGTCACCCTGACCACCATCGGCGCCGCGATCGTCGTGCCGTGGGGCGTCGTACCGCAGATCGCGCTCGGCACCATCACCACGCTCTGCTGGCTGCCGTTCATCGGTCGCCAATCGGCCAACGTCACCGTCGGCGTGCTGTCGGCGTTCGCGGCGTCGATCTATCTGGCGTGGCTGCTCGACCGCCAGCGCCAGCGCCAGAAGGCGGAGGCGTTGCTGCGCGTCGGGCACGAGCGGGCGCTGCAGCAGGTGGCGTCCGACGCCGCGCCGCGCCAGGTGCTGGAGACGCTGCTGGCGGTGCTGGCGCAGCAGGCGCCGGAGGTCCGGTGCATCGCCTTCCTGCGTGCCGCCGCGGCGCCATCGCGCCTCGAGCCGGTGGTCTGGAGCGACGGGCTGGCCGCCTACGTGCAAGCGATCGGCGCGCGCGTCCTGGGCGCTGCCGGCGACCCCTACGCCGCCGCCGCCGCCGGGCAGGCCGTCGAGGTGGAGGACGTGCTGGCAGACACGCGGGGCGTGGCGGTGCGCGATGCCGCCGTCGCCAGCCGTGTCACCAGCGTGTGGTGCGAGCCGATGCGCGACGCCGGCGGCGCCGTGCTCGGCGTCTTCGCCTGTCACGCCGGGCGGCGCCGCCGCCCGACGCCGGCCGAGCGGGAGCTGGTCGCCGGCGCGATCCGCATCGCGGTGGTCGCCATCGAGCGGCGGGCGGCGCGCGAGCAGCTCGACCGCAACCTGGCGGCGCTCGAGGCGGCGCGCGCCAGCGCCGTGCGGCAGAGCGAGCGCCTGCACCAGCAGGCGGTGGAGCTCGCCGAGGCGCGCGACCAGGCGTTGGCGTCGACCCGCGCCAAGTCCGAGTTCCTCGCCAACATGAGCCACGAGATCCGCACGCCGCTGAACGGCATCATCGGCCTGACCGAGCTGCTGCTCGACGCCGACCTGACGGCGGAGCAGCACGAGCAGGTGCTGACGGTCAGCCGCTGCGGCGAGCACCTGCTGCGGGTGATCAACGACATCCTCGACTTCTCGAAGATCGAGGCGGGCAAGATGGAGATCGAGCAGGTCGAGCTCGATCTCCGCGCCGTGATCGAGGAGGTAGCGGAGGTGCTGGCGCCGAGCGCGCACGAGAAGGGGTTCGAGATCGTGTGCGACGTGCCGCCGGCGCTCGCGGCCGGGGTGCGCGGCGATCCCGGCCGCTTGCGCCAGGTGCTCACCAATCTGGTGGCCAACGCCATCAAGTTCACCGAGCGCGGCGAAGTGGTGATCGCAGCGCGCCTGCGCGCCGAGAGCCCGCGCCGACGCCGCATACGCATCGCCGTGCGCGACACCGGCATCGGCATTCCGGTCGAGCGCCAGGCGGCGATCTTCGAGAGCTTCACGCAGGTGGACGGCAGCACGACCCGCCGCTACGGGGGCACCGGTCTGGGCCTCACCATCTCGCGCCAGCTCGTCGAATTGATGGGCGGCGAGATCGGGGTCGAGAGCACGCCCGGCGTCGGGAGCTGCTTCTGGTTCGAGCTCGGGTTCGAGCCCGCCGCCGCCGCGGTGGCGCCGCTGGCGGCGCCGGTCGAGCACCTGCGCGGCCTGCGCATCCTGATCGTCGACGACAATGCCACCAACCGCACCATCCTCCGCGAGACGCTGCGCGCCTGGGGCTGCCGGCCCGAGGAGGCGGCGAGCGGCGCGGCGGCGCTGGCGGCGCTGGATGACGCGGCCGGCGACCCCTTCGCGCTGGTCGTTCTCGACATGCAGATGCCGGAGATGGACGGCGCGGAGACGGCGCGGCGGATCCGCGCCGACGCGCGTGTCGCCGACCTGCCCCTGCTGTTGCTGTCGTCGACTGCGGCGCTGCGCGACAGCGGCGCGACGCCGTTCGCCGCTGCGCTGGCCAAGCCCGTGCGCCAGGCGGCGCTCCTGCGCACCCTGCGCGAGATCCTCGGCGGCCGCGCCGAGCGGCGCCCGCGTCGTGTCGCGCCGGCGCTGGCGAGCGGGGGCGAGAGTCCGCGGGTCCTGCTCGCCGAGGACAACGCGGTGAACCGCACCGTCGCGCTGCGCATGCTGCAGAAGCTCGGGTGCCGCGCCGAGGCGGTGGAGACCGGCCGCCAGGCGGTGGGCGCGGTCGAGCGCGCGCACTACGACCTCATCCTCATGGACGTGCAGATGCCGGAGATGGACGGCTTCGAGGCGACGGCGGAGATCCGCCGGCGCGCCGACGACCGCCGGCGCACGCCGATCATCGCCATGACCGCGCACGCGCTCGAGGGCGACCGCGAGCGCTGCCTCGCCGCCGGCATGGACGACTACGTCAGCAAGCCGATGACCATCGCTGCCCTGGCGGAAGCCCTGGCGCGTTGGACGAGCACCTGA
- a CDS encoding class I SAM-dependent methyltransferase gives MTTSPPRQKPAEIQAYYRDPTVVAEYIERRTAQPLNGMLHRRQVQFIDQVIGERRPQRVLEVAPGPARLTAELAYAGRGIAVDGSAEMLAVARDRLRARPGHWLVVRGDAFALPVPDASVDLAFAIRFVRRFAPEVRRRLYAEIRRTLTPNGALIVDAQNRAVSLPHRQRKGLDSYPVFDALYDRDELVGEIEGAGFRVRRLEGMVRHFAVQSRLNRLRHRGLAPVASGMIGLIECLPSRAPSTWMVLAEVTG, from the coding sequence GTGACAACCAGCCCGCCACGTCAGAAGCCGGCCGAGATCCAGGCCTATTATCGCGATCCGACGGTGGTCGCGGAGTACATCGAACGCCGCACCGCGCAGCCGCTGAACGGCATGCTGCACCGCCGGCAGGTGCAGTTCATCGACCAGGTGATCGGCGAGCGGCGGCCGCAGCGGGTGCTCGAGGTGGCGCCCGGGCCCGCCCGGCTCACCGCCGAGCTGGCGTACGCCGGCCGCGGCATCGCGGTCGACGGCAGCGCCGAGATGCTGGCCGTGGCGCGCGACCGCCTGCGCGCCCGTCCCGGCCACTGGCTGGTGGTGCGCGGCGACGCCTTCGCGCTGCCGGTGCCCGATGCGAGCGTCGACCTCGCATTCGCCATCCGTTTCGTCCGCCGCTTCGCGCCCGAGGTTCGCCGCCGGCTGTACGCCGAGATTCGCCGCACGCTCACCCCCAACGGGGCGCTGATCGTCGATGCGCAGAACCGGGCCGTCAGCCTGCCGCACCGGCAGCGGAAGGGGCTCGACAGCTACCCGGTGTTCGACGCGCTGTACGACCGCGACGAGCTGGTGGGGGAGATCGAGGGCGCCGGCTTCCGGGTGCGGCGCCTCGAGGGGATGGTGCGGCACTTCGCCGTGCAGTCGCGCCTGAACCGCCTCCGTCACCGCGGCCTGGCGCCGGTGGCGAGCGGCATGATCGGTCTGATCGAGTGCCTGCCCAGCCGCGCCCCGTCGACCTGGATGGTGCTTGCCGAGGTGACCGGATGA